Within Dysgonomonas sp. HDW5A, the genomic segment ATAATCTGGAGCCCGTATCAGGTATTTATGTTGGTATACATTCTAATTTATCAGATACAGCGTTTACAACACTACCGTTTAAACGTATATCGAGAACCAATGAATTGGGAAGATATTCGATAAAGGGGATTGCTCCGGGAGAATATAAAATCTATGCACTGGATGATGTCAATAGAGATTATAAATATGATAATCCGGGAGAGGCTATTGCTTTTCTAGATAAAATTATTGTTCCTTCGGTCGAAGCGGCAGTTCGTCAGGATAGTGTGTTTAATCTAAAAGATTTAAGTTTTGATACTATTAAGACCGTTCATTATACAAAATTTTTACCCGATGATATAGTACTGAGATCTTTTACCTCTGACTTTAAAAGGCAATATTTACAGAAGCATGAACGCTTGACGGAGGATGTTATATCTATTTATTTTGGAGCACCTACAGCAATGCCTAAGATTGAGGCTTTAGATATACCAAAGCCTATAACCGACTGGTCAGTCCTTGAGCGGACGGCAGGTAATGATACTCTAAAGTTCTGGATAACAGAGAAAGCTATTGCCGCTATGGATACGCTAAGTTTGAGGGTATCATACAATATGACTGACTCATTAAATAAGCTTCAACCTGTAACTGATACATTAAACTTTATAAGCCGTACCAAGAAAAAGGTGAAAGATGATAAGAAAAAAGATAAAGATGAGGAAGTAACCTTCTTAACCCTTACGACCGATATTGCTCAGCTTTTTGATGTTTATAAAGATATTAATATTGAATTTGACTATCCGGTTAAGGACTTTGAGAAGAATAAAATCTTTGTGCAGTATCAAGCTGATTCAACCTATTCGAATGTTGATTATGTTCTCGAAAAAGATTCCCTGAATCCCCGTAAATATCGAATACAGAATAAATGGATTCCGGGAGGTCAGTACCGGTTTGTTGTAGATTCTGCAACTCTCCATAGTTACACCGGTCTGTGGAACGATAAACAAGAGGTTCTGTTTAAGGTTAAAACCTTGGATCAGTACGGTTCGTTGGATATTAATATCTATAATTTACCGGATAGTATGCCGGCCTTTGTTGAACTTCTCGATAAATCGGATAAGCCCGTTTACCGTGCAACGGTGAAAGATGATATTGCATCTTTTGTATATCTGAATCCTGGTATATATTATGCACGAATCATATTGGATGCCAACGGGAATGGAAGATGGGATCCCGGAGATTACTCGGAAATGAGGGAGCCGGAGATGGTAAATTATTATCCAAAAACTTTCGAAATCAGGGCATTCTGGGATATTACCGAAGATTGGGATCTTGGAACACTTCCATTGGATAAACAAAAACCGTTGGATATAACCAAGAATAAGCCGAAAGATGATGAGAAACGTAAAAAAATGATGGAGCGTAGAGATGCTCAAAATGCAAAGAAGGATTCTCAACGTAACTCAAATACTACAAACGGTATGAACAATAATAATAACAATAACCAGTATCCTAATAATCAGAATACAGGAAATAGATATTGAGAATAGAAACCGAAATTTACAATAGGCATATGAATAAATTATTAAATAACCTGATAGCTTTTCTATCTATGTCCTTATTGACGATAGGAAGTGTATCCTCGCAATGCAGTGTTGATAATAAATATTTTCAGGCAGGCGAACAATTAAGTTACGATCTTTATATAAAATTTGCAGCTACGATTAAAGGTGGGTATGCAACCATGTCTACGAAAAGTGTAAAATATGAAGGAAAAGATGCATATAAAATGACTCTGATTTCCGAGTCGCAAGGATTTGCCCGTAAAGTATTTGAGTTAAGTGATACTTTGGCTTGTTATACAACAAAGGGAGTACTGCCATTGGCGTATTTCAAAGATGCCCATGAGGGTGGGGATTATACCAAAGAGCGATTGACTTACTCGTATCCCGGAGGCAATGATGTGAGAATCCGTGCAATCAGACATAAAAATGGAGATTTTAAATTTGATGAGACTTTAAACTTTTCAGGTTGTACATATGATTTAATGAGTGTACTCTTTTATGCCCGTACATTAAATTATCCTCAAATGGCGATTGGGAAAGAAACAAAAGTGAATTTTGTAACAGGAAGGTCAAAAGTCAGTATGCGAATTGTATATAATGGAAAAGAGTCGGTAAAGGCTAACGATAATAAAAAGTATAACTGTATGAAGTTGACTTTGTACATTCAAGATGATGCTTTTGACGGAGGTAAAGAGGCCATGAAAGTATATATTACAGATGATGATAATCGCATGCCCGTTAAGCTGGAAACTAAGCTAAAGGTCGGTTCGACTCGTGCAGTATTGAAAAGCTACAAAGGTGTTAAGCACCCTGTAAATATTGTAAAATAAGCTAATCTTGATTTTTAGAGCTTTATCCCTTTTCTATTTATAGAAAAAAGTCGTAAAAAAGTTCTATCTTTGCAAAGAATACATTAATAATAAGAACAATAACAATTTATGTCAAAAGAATTATTGCCCAATTTACCATATTTAGTAGCCGACATTAGTCTGGCTGATTTCGGTAGAAAAGAAATAGAGATAGGTGAACATGAGATGCCCGGTTTAATGGCTCTTCGTAAAAAATATGGAGATTCTAAACCTTTGAAAGGTGCTCGTATTATGGGATCTCTTCACATGACTATCCAAACGGCTGTTTTGATAGAAACATTGACAACATTGGGTGCCGATGTGCGCTGGTGTAGTTGTAATATATTTTCGACACAAGATCATGCTGCTGCTGCAATAGCTGCTGCCGGTGTTCCTGTTTTTGCTTGGAAAGGCGAAACATTAGAAGAATATTGGTGGTGTACCGAGCAGGCTCTTAACTTCCCCGGAGGTAAAGGACCAAACTTGATCGTTGATGATGGAGGTGATGCAACACTATTGATCCATTGGGGATACAAAGCCGAAAATGATGCTAAAACAATAGATCGTAAAGGAGGAAATCACGAAGAACAAGTTATTCTTGATACTCTTCACCGATTGCTGAAAGAAGACAATCAAAGATGGCATCGTACGGTTGCCGACTGGAAAGGTGTTTCGGAAGAAACGACTACAGGAGTACACCGTCTTTATCAAATGATGGAGCGTGGCGAATTGTTGATTCCGGCTATCAATGTAAATGACTCGGTTACAAAATCGAAATTCGATAACCTATACGGATGTCGTGAATCATTGGCTGATGGTATCAAACGTGCTACAGATGTAATGATTGCAGGAAAAGTTGCTGTTGTGGCCGGTTATGGTGATGTTGGTAAGGGTTGTGCACA encodes:
- a CDS encoding DUF3108 domain-containing protein, translated to MNKLLNNLIAFLSMSLLTIGSVSSQCSVDNKYFQAGEQLSYDLYIKFAATIKGGYATMSTKSVKYEGKDAYKMTLISESQGFARKVFELSDTLACYTTKGVLPLAYFKDAHEGGDYTKERLTYSYPGGNDVRIRAIRHKNGDFKFDETLNFSGCTYDLMSVLFYARTLNYPQMAIGKETKVNFVTGRSKVSMRIVYNGKESVKANDNKKYNCMKLTLYIQDDAFDGGKEAMKVYITDDDNRMPVKLETKLKVGSTRAVLKSYKGVKHPVNIVK
- the ahcY gene encoding adenosylhomocysteinase, whose translation is MSKELLPNLPYLVADISLADFGRKEIEIGEHEMPGLMALRKKYGDSKPLKGARIMGSLHMTIQTAVLIETLTTLGADVRWCSCNIFSTQDHAAAAIAAAGVPVFAWKGETLEEYWWCTEQALNFPGGKGPNLIVDDGGDATLLIHWGYKAENDAKTIDRKGGNHEEQVILDTLHRLLKEDNQRWHRTVADWKGVSEETTTGVHRLYQMMERGELLIPAINVNDSVTKSKFDNLYGCRESLADGIKRATDVMIAGKVAVVAGYGDVGKGCAHSLRSYGARVIVTEIDPICALQAAMEGFEVTTMEEAVKEGNIYVTTTGNKDIITIDHMKAMKDQAIVCNIGHFDNEIQVDKLVTFAGIKHTNIKPQVDKYTFPAGNSIFLLAEGRLVNLGCATGHPSFVMSNSFTNQTLAQIELWQKDYEVGVYRLPKHLDEEVARLHLDQIGVKLTKLTPDQAAYLDVPVDGPFKADHYRY
- a CDS encoding Ig-like domain-containing protein, with the protein product MIRNFILLGSGIIVLSCASMGSPSGGDYDFDPPKVLSSRPTPNETFVKSGKVQIVFDELVQIEKPMEKVIVTPPQRNFPIIRAQNNKVIVELKDTLIANTTYTIDFTDAIVDNNEKNALEDFALSFSTGAVVDTLSISGKVLAADNLEPVSGIYVGIHSNLSDTAFTTLPFKRISRTNELGRYSIKGIAPGEYKIYALDDVNRDYKYDNPGEAIAFLDKIIVPSVEAAVRQDSVFNLKDLSFDTIKTVHYTKFLPDDIVLRSFTSDFKRQYLQKHERLTEDVISIYFGAPTAMPKIEALDIPKPITDWSVLERTAGNDTLKFWITEKAIAAMDTLSLRVSYNMTDSLNKLQPVTDTLNFISRTKKKVKDDKKKDKDEEVTFLTLTTDIAQLFDVYKDINIEFDYPVKDFEKNKIFVQYQADSTYSNVDYVLEKDSLNPRKYRIQNKWIPGGQYRFVVDSATLHSYTGLWNDKQEVLFKVKTLDQYGSLDINIYNLPDSMPAFVELLDKSDKPVYRATVKDDIASFVYLNPGIYYARIILDANGNGRWDPGDYSEMREPEMVNYYPKTFEIRAFWDITEDWDLGTLPLDKQKPLDITKNKPKDDEKRKKMMERRDAQNAKKDSQRNSNTTNGMNNNNNNNQYPNNQNTGNRY